A DNA window from Argopecten irradians isolate NY chromosome 10, Ai_NY, whole genome shotgun sequence contains the following coding sequences:
- the LOC138333206 gene encoding uncharacterized protein produces MSAIRSSVRTPRPKMPWGTILKPEFEMGHQKMTGYEIEQTVERLYKVQPVKERVYDRPGPKLPPEEADEIFTRLSTVPEKTLIPDSDRRIMKSMNASMGVVSSYAWKGYN; encoded by the exons ATGTCAGCTATACGATCCTCGGTACGAACCCCGCGTCCTAAGATGCCATGGGGAACAATACTGAAGCCAGAGTTTGAGATGGGGCATCAAAAAATGACTGGGTATGAGATTGAACAGACGGTAGAGAGACTATACAAAGTACAGCCTGTCAAAGAAAGAGTATATGATAGACCAGGACCTAAGCTTCCCCCAGAGGAGGCAGACGAAATC TTTACAAGACTTAGTACTGTGCCAGAAAAGACTCTAATCCCGGACAGCGACAGACGGATTATGAAATCTATGAATGCGTCGATGGGCGTTGTGAGTTCATATGCATGGAAGGGCTATAACTGA
- the LOC138332554 gene encoding nicotinamide riboside kinase 2-like, with translation MADNERPKEEEAITDLKNDLQNVSVEENGTDETEETPERKITQTDHLNKRLLSAFLDRINVNPQLQQSEVFDNTENSSDTDPEEDDAKDLPENKFGTMSGDHARKLIIGISGATNSGKSTLVDLLLSALPNCSAIHQDDYYLESGDKRLTWIPELNHENWDEMKAIEMDKLVTDIQDWSSNTIKLSHPSTSILLVDGFLLYNYKPLNQLFNKRYFLEVNRDVCWSRRREREYIPADVPGYFDKIVWPAYLDNLKEIKEQTDITFLDGTSNKEELFQTVLKDILSIASLPH, from the exons ATGGCCGACAATGAAAGGCCAAAGGAGGAAGAGGCGATAACCGATTTGAAAAACGATCTACAAAACGTTTCTGTTGAGGAGAACGGCACAGACGAAACAGAAGAGACACCAGAGCGAAAAATAACCCAGACGGATCACCTCAATAAGCGTCTCCTCTCCGCATTTTTGGACCGCATCAACGTCAACCCTCAGCTACAGCAGTCAGAAGTTTTTGACAACACAGAAAATAGTTCGGATACAGATCCCGAGGAAGACGATGCGAAAGACTTAccagaaaataaat TCGGCACGATGTCGGGCGACCATGCAAGGAAATTGATTATAGGAATTTCGGG AGCTACTAATAGTGGTAAATCTACGTTGGTTGATCTACTTCTATCTGCTTTGCCTAACTGTTCAGCCATCCACCAAGATGATTATTACTTG gAATCAGGTGATAAAAGACTTACCTGGATTCCAGAACTGAATCACGAGAATTGGGATG AAATGAAAGCCATCGAGATGGACAAACTTGTAACAGATATCCAGGATTGGTCCAGTAATACTATAAAGCTGAGTCATCCTAGCACCTCCATTCTACTTGTAGACGGGTTTCTTTTATACAATTACAA ACCACTTAATCAATTGTTCAACAAAAGATATTTTCTAGAGGTTAACAGAGACGTTTGTTGGAGTAGAAGAAG AGAAAGAGAATATATTCCTGCTGATGTTCCTGGTTATTTTGATAAGATAGTATGGCCGGCCTACTTGGATAACCTGAAGGAAATTAAGGAGCAGACTGATATTA CATTCCTTGATGGAACAAGCAACAAAGAAGAACTTTTTCAAACTgttttaaaagacattttatcaatagcatcattacCGCATTAA
- the LOC138333207 gene encoding coiled-coil domain-containing protein 124-like produces the protein MPKKFKGENSKAVEAKARKAAAQHAEKEKKEKAKEKKEKAMEDEYWRDDDKHNAKKMQRKDDKEKKRLEQLERKKELQRLHDEEMSGIKTKASSGGSSKVTRSQIETQLATEKRMAEEAATKDNAMPDEVPIEENVNRLIPTEGEARSVEDALAVLSVKDPEVDMHPEKRVKAAYQKYEDERLPQLKKENPNLRLSQLKQMLRKDWMKSPENPLNQRLMMKS, from the exons ATGCCGAAGAAATTCAAGGGAGAAAATTCCAAGGCTGTTGAGGCCAAAGCAAGGAAAGCAGCAGCCCAGCATgcagagaaagaaaaaaaagaaaaggccaaagaaaaaaaagaaaaggccATGGAGGATGAATATTGGAGGGATGATGATAAACACAATGCAAAGAAAATGCAACGAAAG GAtgacaaagaaaagaaaagactAGAACAGCTGGAGAGGAAGAAAGAGTTACAAAGACTACACGATGAGGAGATGAGTGGCATAAAAACGAAGGCGAGTTCAGGAGGGAGTTCAAAGGTCACACGATCACAGATAGAGACCCAGCTGGCCACGGAAAAAAGAATGGCAGAAG aagCAGCAACAAAAGATAATGCTATGCCAGATGAGGTTCCAATCGAGGAAAATGTGAACCGACTGATTCCCACAGAGGGAGAAGCTCGCAGTGTAGAAGATGCTCTGGCAGTACTTAG TGTAAAAGATCCAGAAGTTGATATGCATCCAGAGAAGAGAGTGAAAGCTGCCTATCAAAAGTACGAGGATGAAAGGTTACCACAACTGAAAAAGGAGAACCCAAACTTGAGACTTTCACAGCTGAAACAAATGTTACGAAAAGACTGGATGAAATCTCCAGAAAATCCGTTGAATCAAAGACTTATGATGAAATCAtag
- the LOC138333205 gene encoding uncharacterized protein, translating to MHILGLILAIGFAILPGDAGHYVSDKYDLTRYQGLFMSKDEVKSLKEDMGSMMLATIKDSDRSFRFSPGIGKFKNPKNSRSKREREDDQCPERSKRRTCPSCCQTQWVADRIWKVNYNDSVYSVVQTRNNYQVIFQGICSCSNCGPVITCGEENSFFTPILVEDGERPRNGSLPATRFLPLRISRFCQCSKGAWIV from the exons ATGCACATTTTAGGGTTAATACTCGCCATTGGTTTTGCCATTTTACCTGGCGATGCTGGCCACTATGTTAGCGACAAGTACGACTTGACAAGATACCAGGGACTTTTCATGTCAAAAGATGAAGTAAAATCACTGAAAGAAGACATGGGGTCGATGATGTTGGCTACCATTAAGGATTCAGATCGGTCTTTCCGCTTCAGTCCAGGAATAGGAAAATTCAAGAATCCCAAGAATTCCAGAAGCAAGAGAGAGAGGGAAGACGACCAATGTCCCGAACGATCTAAAAGGCGCACCTGTCCCTCTTGTTGTCAAAC ACAATGGGTAGCTGATCGGATATGGAAGGTCAATTACAACGACAGTGTTTACTCCGTAGTACAGACCCGCAACAACTACCAAGTCATTTTCCAGGGCATATGTTC TTGCAGCAACTGTGGGCCAGTTATCACTTGTGGCGAGGAGAACTCATTTTTCACACCAATCTTAGTTGAGGATGGCGAGCGCCCCAGGAACGGTTCCCTCCCTGCCACTCGTTTCCTTCCACTCCGGATTTCCCGATTCTGTCAGTGTTCAAAGGGAGCCTGGATCGTGTAG